From Mugil cephalus isolate CIBA_MC_2020 chromosome 4, CIBA_Mcephalus_1.1, whole genome shotgun sequence:
GGTTACGTGGTGGGCTTTTTTGACGCGTTTCCAGTTTCTTCCGAGGAGAGATAAAGTTTTACTTTTGAAGAAGCCACCcggtcctctctctctctctctctctctctctgtgtgtgtgtgtgtgtgtgtgtgtgtgtgtgtgtgtgtgtgtgtcattttgtttttatggagtTGTGGGGGCCAAGGCTCTGTCTTGAATACCGACGCTGTGGGGCCATTCTCTCGTTTTGCCTTTAGGCTGCGCTTTTAAAGCTAGTTTCAAAGGTCCATTTtatagaaataaacacacaagaaagaaGGGGATTCATATGTCAGTTAGATAACTCCAGTCTTTGAAATGAGTTCTTTTGCGTGtataaagaacaacaaacaggaTGTCAAAGATGGCTGCCAGTTTAAGAAATTAAACCACAATTCAAACACCTAATTTGTCTCAAGTATTAAGATAAGACCCCCATAGGGGCAATTTGGGTGAAGCTGCAAAATATATTAAGGTAAGAGATTAAGGGAATGAAacagacagcagcagaagaaaatagaatataaaaaatatataaaaaatcaaaatgtttcAAGCAAAAACCGATCTTAAATGTTTGCAGTATAAGCTAGATGTACCATTATATGTGCATCAGAAGTAAGTATGAACGTAGGACTTATGTTGCAAAGTTATATCTACTGACTGGATCATACATGTTAATGAATGCAGAAGTAAATTGTCTGCAGTAAAGTTTACTGTGATTTCTGTGCTGTATTTTATAGTTGCGCAACAGTCGAAGAGACTTCTTACTCAAGCAAACACGGAGACAGACTGACAACTAAAAACAGGAACACATGACCACACAGTGCTGGCTGACTCAGGGCTTTTAGGACTAAAGTCCAacatttctcctgctgttctcttctcagtcttctctgtctctacccaGTCTGCCTCATGTAGATGGGtctctccatatgagctgggttctgctcaaggtttcttccttttaaaaggGAGTTTATCCTTGACACTGTCGCCTTCAGTCttactctggaggtttcaggcagGGTTTTGTAatgcgtcttgagacaatttgtattgttatcaATGCTTTATAAAGACAATTGAACTAAATTGAATAATGATCATTTCAGCTGAAAGGTTAGGTGGATGATTAGTTTTCTCACTAGTACCTGTTTTGGTACAAGTACACACATGTGCAGTATATATTAAGGCCTATTCAAGAAGACATACGACTACCTATAAGGACTATGTCCCCATCATTTCTCTTCTGCAGTCTTTCTCTGTTGCAATCTAACATACATTGGTGTGTTTCTTGTCCTTATCTGGAGGTCTGTTTCTGCCACAGCATCTGGCTGTGACCCTGTTCTCCATGCCTCTACTTTGTGTGGATAAACAGCGACAGGAAAACATCTGGTAACATTGTTCAGTAACAATATTTTCCTCACAAATGAGGCTAATAACACTTAcaactgaaataatattttGAATGAACAGCTGGGGTGCACACTGAAGAATCACAACAATGTTTATGTGAAGCCAAATCTTAAAGCCAGAACGGGGAACTTTTGCCTCCCCCTTCTGGtagtgagagtaattacacaaacactgctgaCCATGCGTGCTATAAAGTATGTCTACGGTCTGAGTCAGTGCCTCAGTCCGTTCTCTTCTTTcactgtgagaaaaagaaacaccaaCAGTAATGCAAGCCTGTCCTCACCATTGATGGCAATCCTTTATAGATAGTAATCGTTCCGCTGcacactgagtttttttttctttttttttgttatccaGAGCATCAGAAATTTCGCCTTTGACATTTCAGAGATTCTGTTTCATTCCCCCGACTGACAGTCGAATACATGGCACCTTAGTTATGTTCGCAGCTTTGTACATTGGTTGTTCTGCCACAGACTCCTAGTTGCTGTGTGCGACTCCATCGCTGTGCAACATGATATAGTCACACTGGCGGTCCTAGGAACGTGAGAACATAACAAAAGCAAATGTCAGATCCGGTTTAGTCTGGGGAATGTATTTTGAGAAGTCACAGATAAGGGTGTCTTGTTGGATTTCCAAGCTCCTCCTACCACCCACTACAGCACAGAGAAATGTCACTAGGTAATAATTGCCATGGGGATGGCAGAGCCTGCTGAAGCTGGGGGCGGTTTGACTGAGGTCCATCACTGAGGTGTGAGTGAGGCCTGTCGTGCACCAGCATCTTCCAACTGAAAcgctctatctatctatctatctatctatctatctatctatctatctatctatctatctatctatctatctatctatctatcttctgCTGAAGGTCATGCTGCTGGTTTTGTCCTTTGAAGTTTAAATGTTACCTTAAGGTCAAAGTGTTTGAACAGTATTTTCCCACCGCCCTTCTTTTCACTGGGACATCAAGGCAAGGCAGACAGATGAAGGCACAACGGGAATCAGaggctacaaaaataaatgctaagcacatacatatatatattagtcACACGAGCCCCACGTTACAGATGTAATTACAAGAATGCAtccaaaatgttttacaaacaTAGAAACTCTTTATTACAATTACAGTATCTCTCGCTCAAGTTTTagccatgtttttattttctacacaCATTCATATCATCGCAGTACAGTGGAAgtcattctttattttaatcacagcatttaaaaaaaaaaaaaaagtgaaaatccTAAAACAAACGTTCAACATCATTCACAGTTTGGGATATTCAGACATAATGAAAAAGAAGGTGTCAAGCTTGGCAAGCTATTGATTTTGGATTGACGTTTTGTTCTAAAACAccctttgaaaaaaaacaaaatcttaaaAACCCTGTTTCCACGATACACAAGAGAGAGCTTAGTCAAGCATTTCCACACAGTTTAACATCTCTAACAGTTCTAAAAAATACCACTTCAACTCGTCATCAAGAGGAAAAACCGGACAAAGTCTGCACCTTTACTTCTAATAAAGCCTCAGCAGGATAATCATGTCTGCTTTAGTCTCCTTACAACGTTGAAATAGTGTGTAGGAATCATACTTGACATGAAACTGCATGTGGCTATAAAATAAGGGTATTTCCTGCACTGAGGTACTGTAAAAACCCTGATGAGCGGGGTtgtcaaaaaatgtaaataaataaaattgccaTGTATTTGCCTTCAGGATAAAAAATCTCcacatctgtaaaacaaagGCAGTTACTGCATACTCATCAGAATACATTGGCCTCCTTGTCATGATCTGCGCTTCATAACAAATCATCACACTcgccagtaaaaaaaagaaaaaaaaaaaaagaaaagaaaaaatgaaaaatgcatgtgCATGACTGGGATACGCAACCCGAATTTACACAGTAGTTTTACCAAACATAACACACAGTTTAGCACATTAAACAATGTAAAGAATAGAATCATATTTGAATATAATGCGGTGCATCAATAGATTTTTAAGATCTACATCCAAACACACTGATAAATACACCACATGGCAAAAAGCTGGGTGGCCCTGAAGATGAGTTATAAAGTCCACCTACATTGTAAACTGAGTCACATTAGAGCTGTCTTTCTTTTGAGGATATTAATGAAGGGATGTGTTCGGACGAGCACCAATGAAAGTTTATCTGTAAACAGCTCGTGGCAATTCCATGAGAGGTTAGGCCCACAATATGTACACCTCCTAATCTATTGTCATCAGGTTTTAAGACTTCTATTGTTACTGATTAAAGCCCAGCTACTAATCAACTCTCACCATTTTATTGCTTTCTTCTTTGACATTACTTTACTCGCAGTAATTTATAAAActcttattaaaaataattgacTTACAAGTACCATTTAATCTTCGTGTTTGAATCCTAAAGGCGATTTATCCAATAACTGCGGGACAGCAAATTATTTCAGAGGGAGCCAGTGTGTTTCAGTAAGCGTTTCCTAATTTGAGATCAAAAGAGATATTCTGAAAACGTTACACTCTGAAATCTCTTCAGTTTCAcgttatttttatctttttttaatataaaaaaaaaaaggtacatcAATATTAATTCACTGAGTCATTTACGATACAGAGCTGAGCAGTTGTGTGGAAGGCCAAAATAcagcctttttttaaatctagcAGTATTTTCCCTGTTTATGAGAAACCGTTTGAAACTTATCTCTTGTTAACTTATTATGTAGAACATTGACAGTTTTCAAAACCTGGGATGAAAACCGATGAAGCAAAGTGCAATGATTGAAAGATACAATTTTTTTAAACGAAGAGCTACCTGATGGACAGCTTTCAACAGAACAGAAACGTGTTTTCCTGAAACACTCaatttcttaattttaaaaGGTAATTCCAGAATATGAAATTAATTGTCAGTATATATATGGTTGTTTTTCCCCTGTTCAATCTCAACAAATTCTGAAGTCTCCTCTGCAATTTGTCCAGGGATACGGAAATCAATAGGTAATGGCTGTGCCATCTCAGGTGGCTGAGGCTGAGTCACGGGGCAGCAGGCCTCCCCCTTAGGACTGGAAGTGCTGTGAGAGTTTTGAGGATCCAAGTTGCAGCCAGTTCCCTGAAGAAACTGAAGGAAATTCTCCTCTATGGATCCTTCACGGCTGGGCAGTCTGTCTTCGACTTCAACGCCTGCTCGACGGAACAGGCAAGGCAGATGCTTGCCCAGCTCCTCCCGGATCTGTCTGTTGAGACAGCCATAGAAGAAGGGATTGGAGGTGAAGCAGAAGTAGCCAATCCAGGTTACCACCTCCTCCAGAGAGGCCAGTGCGGCTGGAGGGCTGGCCGCCAGGGCTGAATACAGGTGGAAAGTAAAATAGGGCAGCCAGCAACAAAGGAATTGCCCACCAACTGCTGCTAACACTGCTGCAGCCTTTCCTCCCCCAAAGGGTCGCTGGGGAGTCACTCTGCCTGTCCCTGTGCCCGTGCCAGAGCTGGTAACCATTGTAGAACGGCTGCTGAGTGATTCCGACCGCTGGCGGCGAGGTGTGTCCATCCAGGTAGGTAGTGGACCGTGGTGCATGGCAGCCACCCGCGCCACTTTGAACATGTTGCAGTACACAACAAGAATGACCAGTAGTGGACACAGGAAATACACCAGAGTAAAGAGGACCATGAAAGCCAAGCGGTTTGAGCCTCCCCCGGTCCAGTGCAGTGAGCAGCGCCTGTGACCCTGAGCAGGGGGAGACGGGACGgacccaccacctcctccaccaaccCCAGTACTCTCCAGAAGAGGAGCTCTTCCACCTTGCAGGAACCAAGCGAGCAGTGGCAGAGCAGACATGGCCAGAGCTTTGACCCAAATCCCCACTAGCACTGAAGCCACCAGTCCAACAGTCATCTTCACCTCATAGCGCATTGGATGTATGATGTAGTAATAACGCTCCACATTGAtgacagagatagagaggaTGGCAGCACTGACGAGGCACACACTGAGAAAGAGGTAGCTCCTGCACAAGGCCTCCCCAAAGAAGGCTCGGCTCGAGAGCATGCCAAGGGGCATCAGCACCAGGGCTGCCAGCAGGTCCACCACGCACAGGTGGAAGACGAAGGCAAACTTGTGGAGCTGTGGGGCCTTGGCAATGACCGCCATGACAGCCACATTACCCACCACAGCCAGCAGATCCATGAGCAGCATCGCCAGTAGGGCTAGTGACTGGGACAGAGCCCAGCCCTCATGCAGAGAGGTGGCAGACATGTTGGATGTGGGCTGTGGAGGTGTGTGGGAGGAGTTCCACATCGGCTCCATTGAAGGGTGGgatgaggcaggcaggcaggagcAGTCACAGGCCCATCACCCATCCTTCAAAGTCAGGAAGTGCGGCCAGAAAACAGTGGCTTGAAAAAGAGGTCAAAATGTGCCTTGTAGTCCATAGGATGATCCTGTGGTCGTCACAAGTTTCAGACTTCAGAATTCAAATCTTCATGTTTGCCATCAGTCACAACCGACCCTAATGAAGGAAGGACAAAAAATTGTAAGTACGTGTGTGTATTCATATCGTGGGCAACATCTGATCAGTAACTCTCAGTTACACCAACCAAACCTTCCAAACATTTGCTAATGCAGGGTTTTACTTCTTCCCCACCTAACAGTGCAATTAATTCACTGGGATGAAGTTTTATCCGATCCTTCTTAGCTTCTCAAATCTGTGTTCAGGCAATCTAACTGATAAAGTAATCCAAAGCCAGTCCTCGAACCAATTTAATCAATTAAGATGCACTGATCAAGGTGTGGGCATTTCCCACATGTTTAGCAGTATATTTCCAGCTAAATCATAAATCATCATAAGTACAGGCACTTGTACAGACAGTTGTTCATAATGTATTTCTAATGTAAAGCACGTGTAAACAAATGAAGATTGaggagagtttttttatttccattttatattaatatagtAAATAAGTTCAAATATAAATCTGGTCTGGttcttctgcagcagcaggtgatAAGTACTTTTCAGGCACACATCCTGTCAATGCATGAATGCAAGCTAAATCACCAAAACCAGTCCAATCCCCCTATAGACAATAGACCCTTTCCACCATATCTACACCTACTGAAGTGAAGGCTCCTGCTGAATATGTACACCCAGAGATTTAACTGAATGTTTATGGCTACCTTTCTACAGCCAACCCACATTCTTCCAGGCCTGTGTGTCTAAGATTAGGTGTACTGTATGATTTTTCTTGTGCACCTGCACCAGAATAGAACGTCTCCCACTAAGGAAGCACTGGCCACTTGGTATGAGTGAGTTTTACATTTTAGGATGGAAAACCCAAGGGTATTCATAGGCTGCAGAGGCTGTCGTTCATAATAACTGTGCATAACTATTACAGACAACAAACAGACGTGGTTGGCTGCTGTTGTATGTGTCAGATCGAGAAAAAACAGTTGCCTGTGAATTCTGTCTGTCACATACGTAACAAAAGCCCAGGATGCTCTAGTCTACAGTGCTACTGATGCAAAAGAATCCGGGTTAAAATTGAGCTCTAACCCCTCTCATCACCTATGAATGATTGCCCTCGCTGAGCAATGACTGTAAATCACATATAGGTGTACTCCCAGTTCAGTTTAACCCTCCTGCCTGGTTTGGTCATGTCTTACCGCCTACTCATTTATATGTTAACCGTTAATACATTTCACCCATTGTGTAAAGCACAGCCCGCATTCTATATAATGGAACACAATCAAATTACATGTATTTATTGGACTGAGCAGTACATAATCAGCGgattagaggaggagggaagaagcgATGggaagaaacagacagagaagaaggcAGAGAGCATTATGTACCTGAATCAGAGTTTTTCCTGATGCAGCTGTCTGCTGCTTTGGTCTCTGAGGATGAAAACCTGGTTCAGCTCCCACTGCTGAGGTGCACAGTGGAAATCAGTCACTGTACCTTGTAAATGCTGTTGAGGTACTTCCCACTGTAAGAGCTCGTGTCTTTTCCCATCCCTTGATCTGCCTTGTGCATCCTCCTCCCTGGATGACTACAGCTGTGGCAGCAGAGATTTTTCTGAGACGATGCTGATGTAAATGCTTGCAAAGGCACCAGCTCACACTCTGGTTTCTCcctccactcacacacagtgACCGCAGAGATGGAGCAGGAGGCAGCGAGAAGCAGGACCAGATCTGCTGTCTCCACAGGGTCCTAGTGTCCTGGCGGTTTTGTCAAAATGTATCCTTAAAAAATGTGTACCTGAATATGATTAAATTAGAATGTGgttgacatttttaatcattaagACCCAACTCCTGAGTGCCACTGCCATGCAACTTTAGGTTAATGCCAAAGTCGTATCACCCAAACTGGCTAAATGTTTGCATGTTGTACCAATGTACCTGTTACATGCTAAATCCTAAATGCTGCCACACACcatcctttatttttcttttcttttcttttcttttcttttcttttcttttcttttcttttcttttcttttcttttcttttcttttctttttggctaGTTTTCTAACCATGGCAAGTTAGCT
This genomic window contains:
- the LOC125006874 gene encoding G-protein coupled receptor 61-like, producing MEPMWNSSHTPPQPTSNMSATSLHEGWALSQSLALLAMLLMDLLAVVGNVAVMAVIAKAPQLHKFAFVFHLCVVDLLAALVLMPLGMLSSRAFFGEALCRSYLFLSVCLVSAAILSISVINVERYYYIIHPMRYEVKMTVGLVASVLVGIWVKALAMSALPLLAWFLQGGRAPLLESTGVGGGGGGSVPSPPAQGHRRCSLHWTGGGSNRLAFMVLFTLVYFLCPLLVILVVYCNMFKVARVAAMHHGPLPTWMDTPRRQRSESLSSRSTMVTSSGTGTGTGRVTPQRPFGGGKAAAVLAAVGGQFLCCWLPYFTFHLYSALAASPPAALASLEEVVTWIGYFCFTSNPFFYGCLNRQIREELGKHLPCLFRRAGVEVEDRLPSREGSIEENFLQFLQGTGCNLDPQNSHSTSSPKGEACCPVTQPQPPEMAQPLPIDFRIPGQIAEETSEFVEIEQGKNNHIYTDN